In Sphingomonas profundi, the sequence GGCCATGTCGTAGCGGCGCAGGCCCGGCGCCGGCGGATGATCGTGGAGGTCGACGAGCAGGTCGATCGCGCGCGCATAGACCGGCCGCTCGGCGGCGGCATCGGCGTCCACCGTCTCGCGCATCCGGGCATCGCCGAAATCCTCGATCAGCACCAGGCCATGGTCGAGATCGGTGGCGAGGATGCGCGGCGGCGCGAACCCCAGCGCCGCCAGATGAGCGGCCACGCGCAGGAACGGGCGGGGATCCTCGTGCGGCGGCGGCGCGTCCATCAGCACGGCCGCGCGCCGGCCGTCCACGATGCGGAAGTAGCGGCGGAAGCTCGCGTCGCCGGCCAGCGGCAGGATGGCGGCGCCCGCCCAGCCGTTCGCGGCCAGGAAGGCGGGCGCCGCTGCGGGCGGGATCATCGCGGAAGGCGGTGCGGAGGCGGCCATCGCGTCTCCCAAGCCGCCGGCACATCCCAAGTCAAGCGGCGCGCGCCATCGGGGGTGACGGCGAAGGCGAGCAGCAGCGCGTGCGGCCAGAGCGCCGCGCCCAGCCGTTCCGGCCATTCGATCAGCAGCGCGCCGTCCGTCAGCAGGTCGTCCAGACCCAGCTCCTCCGCCTCGGCCGGATCGTCGATGCGGTAGAGATCGACATGGCCGACGGGCAGCGACACCTCCGGCGGCGCATAGGCCTGGACGATCGCGAAGCTGGGGCTCGGCGCCTCCTCGGCCAGCCCCAGCGCCGCCAGCACGCCGCGCGCGAAGCTGGTCTTGCCCGCGCCCAGATCGCCGCGCAGCGCCACCACGTCGCCCGCCCGCAGCAGCGGCGCCAGCGCCGCGCCGGCGGCGTGGGTGGCGGCGGCATCGGGCAGGTCAATCGTCATAAGCGGGCCATACGGAGAGCTCGGCCAGGCATTCCTTTCCGCGTCACCCCGGACCATTCAAGGCACCCTCCCATCCTAGCGCACCCGCGGCAGGCGGATGATCAGGGTGGTGCCCTCCCCGGGTTCGGAGGTGAGCGCCAGCGTGCCGCCATGCGCCTCGACGAACTGGCGGGTCAGCCGCAGGCCCAGCCCGCCGGCGGTCTGGCCGTCGCGCGATCGGGCGCTGGCGCGCTCGAAGCCGGCGAAGATGCGGTCGCGCATCTCCGCGCCGATGCCGGGCCCGTTGTCGGAGACGACGATCTGCGCCGTCTGCCGGTCGCCCTCGACGTGGAACAGCACGCGCCCGCCCGTCTGGGTATAGGTGATCGCGTTCTTCAGCAGATGGTCCACCGCCTGGCGCAGCCGCCGCCCGTCCCCCTCCACGGCGCCGACCGAACGGTCGATCCGCGTCACCAGATCCAGCCGGCGCGCCCGCGCCGTGTCGGCGATGTCGGCCGCCGCCTCGCGGCACAGCGCGTGGAGGTCAACCGGCTGGCGCGCCATGGGCAGGCTGCCCGCCTCCACCTGCGTCAGATCGAGCACGTCGTCGATCAGCGCGCCCAGCCGGGCGACCGACTCCAGGATCGCGCCGACATATTCGCCCGCCGTCTCGCCCAGCGGCCCGGCATAGCCGCCGGCCAGCATCTCGGCGAAGCCGCCGATCGAGGTGAGCGGCGTGCGCAGCTCGTAGCTCATGTTGGCGACGAAGGCGTTCTTCAGCCGGTCCGTCTCCTCAAGCGCCTCGTTGCGGTCGCGCAGCGCGCGCTCGATGCGGCGGCTGTCGGTGACGTCCAGCATCGTGAACAGCGCGTTCCCGTCCGGCAGCGGCACTGCCGCGAAATCGAAGTCGCGCCCGTCGACGAACGAGACCCGGCCGGATCGCTGCTGCCGCTCGGTCGTCGCGATGCGCACCAGCTCGCGGATCAGGCTGGCGCGGGCCGGGTTGGCGAGGCGCTTGGCCGCCGCCTCCACCAGCGCGTCGACGCGGGGGTGCTGCGCCAACTCCTGCTCGGTCAGCGCCCAGGCATCCCGGAAGCGGCTGTTCCACAGGTTCAGGCGGCCGTCGGCGGCGAACACGCCGACCGCCTCGAACAGATTGTCGAACGTGGCGGTGCGCACGCGCACCAGCGTGTCGCGGGCGGAGGCAAGCTGCACCTGCTCGGTGCGATCCTCGAAGATCAGCAGCAGGCCGCCATCGGGCAGCGGTTGCGCCAGCACCCGCAGGTGCGCGCCGTCGGGCAGCAGCCAATTCTCCTCGATCGATTCCTCGGCCACGTTGAACCAGCGCCGCCGCTCCGCCTTCCAGCCGGGGAAGTCGCGGCTCTCGGGCAGGTGGCCGCCCTCGCGCATCCGTTCCAGCACGCGATCGAATTCGGGGCGGTCGGCCAGCCACTCGGGCCGCAGCGCGAACAGGCGGGCGAAAGGCTGGTTGGAGAAGACGAGCGACCGATCCGGCCCGAACTGCGCCACCCCGGCGGAGAGCAGGTCGAGCATGTCGCGCTGGGCGCGGGCGAAGCGGACCAGGTCGGCGCGGGCATTCTCCAGCTCCTCCACGTCGATCGCATAGCCGGCGACGCCCGTCTCGCCGATCGGCACGTCGACGATGCGGATCGTGCGGCGGGTGCCGCCGATCGTGGCGGGCGCGGTGCGGGTGGCGATGCGCCCGCTCTCGCGCACGGCGGCGGCGGCGGCGAGCGGCCCCTTGCCGCCGCCGCCCTCCACCAGTTCCAGCCCGCGCGCCACCACGTCGGCCGCATCCTCGCCCTCCACGGCCAGCACATAGGCGCCGTTCACCAGCGCGAGGCGCAGGTCCGGCCCGCGATACCACATCGGGAAGGGCGCCGCCTCGATCACGGCGGAGAGTCCCTCGATGGCGTTGCCCAGCCGCGCGCCTTCCTCGCCCAGCCGCTCGATCTCGGCCTGGCTGTCGGTCGCGTCGAAGAACCAGAGGACGATCTCGCCCGGCCGCGCCGCCGGCCGGCCGCGCACCATCATCACCCTGGCCGAGCCGTGCGCCCGCACCGGCCGCGCGAAGGCCGCGCCGGATCGCTGGGCGGCGGCGATGTCCTGCAGCAGCGCGGCGTGGTCCGCCGCGAGGAGCCCGGTCTCGCCGCCCGCCCCGGCGAGATCGGCGAGCGTGGCGGGCGCCGCGGTCAGCCCCAGCCAGTCGCCCAGCCGCGGATGGGCGCGCAGCCGCCCCTCGCCGTCGACGCGCACCGGCACGGCCGGGCCGTGGGCCAGCAGCTCGTCAAGCTCGCGCTGGCCCGCGATCGCCCGCCGCGCGGCGGCCGCGCGGCGCACGCCGGCCACGGTCGCCAGCACGGCGGCAACCAGCCACAGCGCCATGACGGTCGCGGCGATCGCGGCGGCGGTCGGCGAGAGGGCGATCACGGGCGGGCGGCGGCGGGCATCGTCACCCGTCTAGCGGCAGGCCGGGCGATGCTGAACCTCTTTCGTCGGCGGCAGGCGCGCGAAACCAGGTGCGATCCCGATCCACCTCCATTTGCCCGGCCAGCAGCTTCGCGTCTATTCGCCACGGCTCCGGCGAAGTCGCGATCGAAGAGGGTGTGCCGCATATGGAGCGTTGGCTGCTGCTGTCCAACTGCCAGACGTTCGGTCTTGCGAACAGCTTCTCGCTGCTGAACAGCAAGCTCCACGTCGACTCGGCCGATATCTGGACGTTCAAGGTCGATGCGGAGCGCTACAATCGCGAGATGGCCGATTATGATCGCGTGATCGTCCACCCCGATATCATCATGGCGCCGGAGTTCGACGCAAGCCGGGCGGTGAACATCAACCATCTCCCCTCGATCGATTTCGGCGCCTACCATCCCGACTTCGGATATTTCTGGATCGACGGCACCTTCGTCAACAGCCCGATGACGGCCTACCACTCGGTGATCGCCGTCGCCGCCTATAATGAGGGGCTGTCGCTGGCCGATACCCGCCGCCTCTACAACGGCCGCATGTACGAGGCGTGCGGCTATCATCGCGACTGGGCGCCGCAGCGGGATGCGCTGCTGCGCCGCTACAAGGATCATGGCGTCGATCTGGCCGCCAGCTTCCAGCACTGGGGCCGTGGCCGCGCCTTCATGTACAGCGTCAACCATCCCCGCATCGAGGAGCTGTACCAGGTCGCCCGCGCCTTCGTGCTCGCGCTCGGCCTGCCGATCACCGAGACCGACATCGTGCCCGCCGACAATCTGATCGCCGGCCCCTGCCTGCCGGTCTACGACGAGGTGGGCGAGATGCTGGGCGTGCGCGGCTCCTATCTGTTCAAGGCGGTCGGCCGGTACGCCTATGTCGGGCTGGACACCTTCCTGGACGAGAGCTTCGCCATCTTCGCCGGGCACGGCCGGCACGTGATCCAGCCGCACCCGCACTACCAGCCGC encodes:
- the tsaE gene encoding tRNA (adenosine(37)-N6)-threonylcarbamoyltransferase complex ATPase subunit type 1 TsaE yields the protein MTIDLPDAAATHAAGAALAPLLRAGDVVALRGDLGAGKTSFARGVLAALGLAEEAPSPSFAIVQAYAPPEVSLPVGHVDLYRIDDPAEAEELGLDDLLTDGALLIEWPERLGAALWPHALLLAFAVTPDGARRLTWDVPAAWETRWPPPHRLPR
- a CDS encoding sensor histidine kinase, translated to MALWLVAAVLATVAGVRRAAAARRAIAGQRELDELLAHGPAVPVRVDGEGRLRAHPRLGDWLGLTAAPATLADLAGAGGETGLLAADHAALLQDIAAAQRSGAAFARPVRAHGSARVMMVRGRPAARPGEIVLWFFDATDSQAEIERLGEEGARLGNAIEGLSAVIEAAPFPMWYRGPDLRLALVNGAYVLAVEGEDAADVVARGLELVEGGGGKGPLAAAAAVRESGRIATRTAPATIGGTRRTIRIVDVPIGETGVAGYAIDVEELENARADLVRFARAQRDMLDLLSAGVAQFGPDRSLVFSNQPFARLFALRPEWLADRPEFDRVLERMREGGHLPESRDFPGWKAERRRWFNVAEESIEENWLLPDGAHLRVLAQPLPDGGLLLIFEDRTEQVQLASARDTLVRVRTATFDNLFEAVGVFAADGRLNLWNSRFRDAWALTEQELAQHPRVDALVEAAAKRLANPARASLIRELVRIATTERQQRSGRVSFVDGRDFDFAAVPLPDGNALFTMLDVTDSRRIERALRDRNEALEETDRLKNAFVANMSYELRTPLTSIGGFAEMLAGGYAGPLGETAGEYVGAILESVARLGALIDDVLDLTQVEAGSLPMARQPVDLHALCREAAADIADTARARRLDLVTRIDRSVGAVEGDGRRLRQAVDHLLKNAITYTQTGGRVLFHVEGDRQTAQIVVSDNGPGIGAEMRDRIFAGFERASARSRDGQTAGGLGLRLTRQFVEAHGGTLALTSEPGEGTTLIIRLPRVR
- a CDS encoding WcbI family polysaccharide biosynthesis putative acetyltransferase, which produces MERWLLLSNCQTFGLANSFSLLNSKLHVDSADIWTFKVDAERYNREMADYDRVIVHPDIIMAPEFDASRAVNINHLPSIDFGAYHPDFGYFWIDGTFVNSPMTAYHSVIAVAAYNEGLSLADTRRLYNGRMYEACGYHRDWAPQRDALLRRYKDHGVDLAASFQHWGRGRAFMYSVNHPRIEELYQVARAFVLALGLPITETDIVPADNLIAGPCLPVYDEVGEMLGVRGSYLFKAVGRYAYVGLDTFLDESFAIFAGHGRHVIQPHPHYQPRYDQVLSVIRGQA